A portion of the Kazachstania africana CBS 2517 chromosome 2, complete genome genome contains these proteins:
- the ECM32 gene encoding RNA helicase (similar to Saccharomyces cerevisiae ECM32 (YER176W); ancestral locus Anc_8.242), which produces MDKFQCKTCSEVSTSSLMMKHLASTRHKTIIDAFTEEVIACEECQDNNIHQLQIIRFGGEDMVLLCNRCFHQQYGNDEKPSTSYSLSNGSLLDFWDKYLKVRDCACSVCGNENNLNVNPKKNVLCDDCVKNDQSAKGYISEKTGKFLYLYLGIKETSNSKKLKLKGGRRVGRGKGKGRKGARKVREPKAKKPLTLLQKMEKEALATKRINTAIESASSISLKSFKGFKAADNDANFTTNVPSGTLNRQNSKTKAKNNINGKKDTKQSNSKQKQSKLLPSSKGSLHGKTRNDQRSFGKTVTKANPTDKTSMKASIQPKGKSSKTLPSKAKQTNMAVVTSEKMKQDPIVDITANKTIHKGLKKNLASSESSYNSQSIKRNEVISNVPLKHNNSRKSQSKRASKATDEQKKTTEHNRNKLGSNPAPVKKNSKDIKKTVTRRDGNGIEKRINSSLSTSESHLGTSSSNTSLWELGWGDWTPPSSVLEKPIVKTNIEDRKHTDIQEEKEEGTHLMRFNKFVPQMTYPDLNSYLRNFSYAMFLEQKLENDFIQDFNIMWSKMPNDIVFVATFNKSSAELANILPPGAAGKKDRIPFNERQPLMLTKQDESVVWYVFVKELSVQRSKINLLLEVFPWNNVPLPTTCGAGELKILPLSAQTNRILFSMTRINNPAFIDLLVGKPIKQLKFNNRLKFTKDTFNISQMDAIEQVLNNRVTVIQGPPGTGKTSTIEEIILQLISSFHSFPILCVAASNIAIDNIAEKIMHSRPDIKILRILSDRKESEYNMEHPLGKICLHNIVYDQMPPDMKELTDKVRSGRMQELSKREDSNLYIFKNKISNKNVSQAQIIFTTNITAGGRQLKAIKEVPVVIMDESTQSSEASTLVPLSLPGIKSFVFVGDEKQLSSFSNVPQLELSLFERVLLNGSYKSPIMLDVQYRMHPKISEFPILKFYKNQLKDGVTEVDRAWPGITYPLFFYQCDRGKESVTVNRRNNLSALTYINQYECQEIVKILYKLILEKNVSLDEIGIITPYSAQRDLLSKVLLEDDIINPEGKAMEQQNDEAEFLNKNNVDYSVQSHVVNIINGLHVATVDSFQGHEKNFIIFSCVRNNAENKIGFLRDERRLNVALTRARNGLIIVGNKHVLKAGDKLWREFVTFLEDKGVIFNNLEVY; this is translated from the coding sequence ATGGATAAGTTTCAGTGTAAAACATGCTCGGAAGTAAGTACTTCAAGTTTAATGATGAAGCACTTGGCTTCAACGAGACATAAAACCATTATAGATGCATTTACTGAGGAAGTCATCGCCTGTGAAGAGTGTCAAGACAATaatattcatcaattgcAGATTATTAGGTTTGGCGGTGAAGATATGGTATTGCTTTGTAACCGTTGTTTCCATCAACAATATGGGAATGACGAAAAACCTAGTACAAGCTACTCGTTATCTAATGGGTCTTTATTAGATTTCTGGGATAAGTATCTAAAAGTTAGAGATTGTGCATGTTCTGTCTGTGGCAATGAGAATAATCTGAATGTTAACCCCAAAAAGAATGTTCTCTGTGATGACTGTGTCAAAAATGATCAATCTGCAAAAGGTTACATATCAGAGAAAACAggtaaatttttatatctaTATCTAGGAATCAAAGAAACTTCAAAtagtaaaaaattaaagcTGAAAGGTGGTAGAAGAGTTGGAAGAGGGAAAGGTAAGGGTAGAAAAGGTGCCAGGAAGGTAAGGGAACCAAAAGCAAAAAAGCCACTTACccttcttcaaaagatgGAGAAAGAAGCTCTTGCAACcaaaagaataaatacCGCAATCGAAAGTGCAAGTAGTATAAGTCTGAAATCTTTTAAAGGCTTTAAAGCTGCCGATAATGATGCTAATTTCACTACGAATGTCCCTTCGGGTACACTTAATAGGCAGAATTCCAAAACGAAGGCTAAGAATAACATAAATGGTAAAAAAGATACTAAACAATCAAATAGTAAACAAAAACAGAGTAAATTACTTCCCTCTTCAAAGGGTTCCTTGCATGGAAAAACTAGAAATGACCAAAGAAGTTTTGGTAAAACGGTCACGAAGGCTAATCCTACAGATAAAACTTCAATGAAAGCTTCGATTCAACCAAAAGGGAAAAGTAGCAAAACACTACCTTCAAAGGCTAAACAAACAAATATGGCAGTTGTCACTAGTGAGAAGATGAAGCAAGATCCTATAGTTGATATCACAGCTAATAAGACAATTCATAAAGGcttaaagaaaaatttagcATCATCCGAAAGCTCTTATAATTCACAAAGTATCAAACGTAACGAGGTTATTTCAAACGTCCCACTAAAACATAATAATTCCAGAAAATCACAGAGTAAGAGGGCCTCAAAGGCAACTGATGAACAAAAGAAAACGACAGAGCACAATAGAAATAAATTGGGTTCGAATCCAGCTCCCGTTAAAAAGAATAGTAAGgatataaagaaaacagTCACTAGAAGAGATGGAAAtggaattgaaaaaagaataaattcttctctGTCTACTAGCGAAAGCCATTTAGGGacatcatcttctaataCTAGTCTCTGGGAGTTAGGATGGGGTGATTGGACTCCTCCATCAAGTGTGCTTGAAAAGCCTATTGTTAAAACTAATATTGAGGATAGGAAACATACGGATATTcaggaagaaaaagaagaaggtacACATTTAATGAGATTTAATAAGTTTGTTCCACAAATGACTTATCCAGATTTGAATAGCTACctgagaaatttttcctACGCAATGTTCCTAGAACAGAAGTTAGAAAACGACTTCATTCAAGACTTCAATATCATGTGGTCAAAAATGCCGAATGACATTGTCTTTGTGGCCACTTTTAACAAAAGTAGCGCTGAGCTTGCAAATATCTTGCCACCAGGTGCTGCTGGTAAGAAGGACAGGATAcctttcaatgaaagacAGCCATTGATGCTCACTAAACAAGATGAGTCCGTTGTTTGGTACGTATTTGTTAAAGAGTTATCAGTTCAAAGAAGCAAAATTAATCTACTTCTTGAAGTTTTTCCATGGAATAATGTGCCTCTTCCAACCACTTGTGGAGCAGgagaattgaaaattctacCACTATCAGCTCAGACCAATAGaattttgttttctatGACACGTATCAATAACCCAGCGTTCATTGACTTGTTGGTAGGTAAGCCAATTAAACAATTAAAGTTTAATAATAGACTGAAATTCACTAAAGACACATTCAATATATCACAAATGGACGCCATCGAGCAAGTTCTTAACAATAGAGTTACTGTCATTCAGGGGCCACCAGGTACAGGTAAAACTTCCACGATTGAGGAGATCATTTTACAGTTAATAAGTAGTTTCCATTCTTTTCCTATTTTGTGTGTTGCAGCGTCAAATATTGCAATAGATAATATTGCCGAAAAGATTATGCATAGTAGGCCAGatatcaagattttgaGAATTCTTTCCGACAGAAAGGAAAGTGAGTATAATATGGAACATCCGTTgggaaaaatttgtttgcACAATATTGTTTATGACCAAATGCCACCTGACATGAAAGAGCTTACTGATAAAGTACGCAGTGGCAGAATGCAGGAGTTATCTAAAAGGGAAGATAGTAATTTAtacatttttaaaaataagatCTCGAATAAGAATGTGTCACAGGCTCAAATTATATTTACCACAAATATTACCGCTGGTGGGCGTCAACTAAAAGCAATAAAGGAAGTACCAGTAGTTATCATGGATGAATCCACGCAGTCTTCTGAAGCATCTACATTAGTTCCGCTGTCATTACCTGGTATCAAGAGTTTTGTTTTCGTTGGTGACGAAAAGCAGTTATCGAGCTTTAGTAACGTGCCACAATTGGAGttgtcattatttgaaagagtTCTTTTAAATGGGTCGTATAAGAGCCCTATTATGTTAGATGTGCAATATAGGATGCACCCAAAGATCAGTGAGTTcccaattttaaaattttacaaaaatcaattgaaagatggTGTAACTGAAGTGGATAGGGCATGGCCAGGCATAACTTATCCTCTGTTCTTCTATCAGTGTGATAGAGGGAAAGAATCGGTCACTGTCAACCGTAGAAATAATTTGTCTGCTTTAACTTACATTAATCAATACGAGTGCCAGGAGATTGTAAAGATTCTTTACAAGTTAATACTAGAGAAAAATGTTTCTCTGGATGAAATTGGTATTATAACTCCATATTCAGCTCAGCGTGATTTATTGTCTAAGGTGTTACTAGAAGATGATATAATTAATCCCGAGGGAAAAGCAATGGAACaacaaaatgatgaagCCGAATTTTTAAACAAGAATAACGTTGATTATTCCGTTCAATCTCATGTTGTAAACATTATTAACGGTCTTCACGTCGCAACAGTAGATTCTTTTCAAGGTCacgaaaaaaattttatcatattTTCCTGTGTGAGAAATAATGCTGAAAACAAGATCGGTTTCTTACGTGATGAAAGAAGACTGAATGTTGCTTTGACGAGAGCCAGAAATGGTTTGATCATAGTTGGTAATAAGCACGTATTAAAAGCTGGTGACAAACTGTGGAGAGAGTTTGTTACTTTCTTGGAAGACAAGGGAGTCATCTTCAACAATCTTGAAGTATACTAA
- the RAD24 gene encoding Rad24p (similar to Saccharomyces cerevisiae RAD24 (YER173W); ancestral locus Anc_8.239) yields MTKRGLGKRQRFSYNLTSLNSQINEWNNLRSTSPVLKSSKGPTQNFVVSSREASQTHSSDSDTMIGKGSWYEKICPRCLEDVAIHKRKLDDVRQKLIQMLKDPESCRILLLTGPSGTSKSTLIKQLGRILVPMYKNNNRLYGIYGSNEKDGEGVVVEYCNDLVINELSQVKNFQEFLSQSKYRVGSNLSIILVEDFPNLFHDGTRVAFQQALLEWLYSTEEQLPPLVISLTESEIESSDSTDKNYLNIDTMFTAETLLGREILNHPKLQRIKFNPINNTLLKKTLSKICIQEQNLLKLNDKWTQRTEITKEIASSTGDIRSAISALEFWAMTKSNIGILTRKEPVSFFHAVGKVIHGSHDIEDDNEMLNSLLGSSTSLLSNENFKLGLLENYASFNRGSFDLMTASKIVDTLSESNTLRDFPESTEYLVRKVRYSFASLKSEDHHHGKAAFSREWKVRQSTNRFKLQFEDFFNVSFYKYNATYLFKDVVSDLGYYSPLIRKQQNYKKRSLLHYISTLSSREAEKIVQKNADTFQVDDTIDITERLGGSILLVAQESSMVTEDDTEKENIKSLEFYRKLRDDKLRKLLLLKQREDYQIDSEDEEYKMMMEDSIEDSDEEKKVATNLAEEDDDDSLFEILSQRNLIPKEVPNDESLSDSDLEEL; encoded by the coding sequence ATGACCAAGCGTGGTCTTGGTAAACGTCAAAGATTTAGTTATAACCTGACTTCTTTGAATTCGCAAATTAATGAGTGGAATAACCTGAGATCAACATCTCCAGTTCTCAAGAGCTCAAAAGGACCCACACAAAACTTTGTTGTAAGCTCTAGAGAAGCTAGTCAGACGCATTCCTCAGATTCAGATACTATGATTGGGAAAGGCTCATGGtatgaaaaaatatgcCCCCGCTGTTTGGAGGACGTTGCCATCCATAAGAGGAAGTTGGATGATGTCAGACAGAAGCTAATACAGATGCTTAAAGATCCTGAAAGTTGTCGCATCTTGTTATTAACAGGTCCAAGTGGTACATCGAAAAGTACTCTGATTAAACAGCTTGGCAGGATATTGGTACCGAtgtataaaaataataatcgTCTTTATGGAATTTATGGATCGAATGAAAAAGATGGAGAGGGAGTAGTTGTCGAATATTGTAACGATTTGGTCATCAATGAATTATCCCAAGTGAAAAACTTCCAAGAATTTTTAAGTCAGTCCAAATATCGTGTTGGGTCAAATTTATCGATTATACTCGTTGAAGATTTTCCAAATCTATTTCATGACGGTACACGGGTGGCATTTCAACAAGCATTATTGGAATGGTTATATAGTACGGAGGAACAGTTACCACCTTTGGTCATTAGCCTTACAGAATCAGAAATTGAGAGCAGTGATTCCACTGACAAGAATTATCTGAACATTGACACTATGTTCACGGCTGAAACACTTTTAGGAAGggaaattttaaatcaCCCAAAATTACAAAGGATTAAGTTCAATCCAATCAACAATACGCTGTTAAAGAAAACTTTAAGCAAGATATGCATACAGGAGCAAAATTTGCTGaaattaaatgataaatGGACCCAAAGGACAGAAATCACTAAAGAAATTGCATCAAGCACTGGAGATATACGGTCTGCTATTTCAGCTTTAGAATTCTGGGCTATGACAAAAAGTAACATTGGGATACTTACAAGGAAGGAACCCGTGTCCTTTTTTCATGCAGTTGGTAAAGTCATTCATGGCTCACACGATATcgaagatgataatgaaatgCTAAATTCGTTACTCGGCTCATCAACAAGTTTACTCAGCAACgaaaacttcaaattaGGTCTTCTTGAGAACTATGCTTCGTTTAATAGAGGGAGCTTTGACCTAATGACAGCCTCGAAGATAGTGGATACACTTAGTGAAAGTAACACCCTACGCGACTTTCCCGAATCTACTGAATATCTCGTCAGGAAAGTTAGATATTCATTTgcttctttgaaaagtGAGGATCATCATCATGGTAAAGCGGCCTTTTCGAGAGAATGGAAAGTACGACAGTCGACTAACCGTTTCAAATTACAGTTTGAGGATTTCTTCAATGTGTCTTTTTACAAATATAATGCGACATATTTATTCAAGGATGTAGTGTCTGATTTGGGCTACTATTCACCTCTAATCAGGAAACAGCAAAACTACAAGAAAAGGTCATTACTCCATTATATAAGTACACTCTCTTCGAGAGAAGCGGAGAAAATCGTACAAAAAAACGCTGATACTTTCCAAGTTGATGATACAATCGATATCACTGAGAGACTTGGCGGTAGTATTTTGTTGGTTGCTCAAGAATCCTCTATGGTAACAGAAGATGATACTGAGAAAGAGAATATAAAATCACTTGAATTCTATAGGAAATTAAGAGATGacaaattaagaaaattacTCCTCTTGAAGCAAAGGGAAGACTATCAAATTGACAGCGAAGATGAAGAGTATAAGATGATGATGGAAGACTCGATTGAAGACAGTGATGAGGAGAAAAAAGTGGCTACCAATTTAGCTGAAGAAGACGATGATGATTCCCTATTTGAGATCCTGTCACAACGGAACTTGATCCCTAAAGAGGTGCCAAATGATGAATCACTTTCAGATTCCGATCTTGAAGAGCTCTGA
- the TMT1 gene encoding trans-aconitate 3-methyltransferase (similar to Saccharomyces cerevisiae TMT1 (YER175C); ancestral locus Anc_8.241) codes for MSTFSIGNFDTEHYCRSRPSYPTELYKLINDYHKGTHEVLVDVGCGPGIATFQLAKELGSFEMMYGTDISPRMIQVAKSQNMYGERLKFVVAPCYNFDFIEPHDKIDMITAAECAHWFDFNRFQTISAQKLRKNGTLAIWGYVDPIFIDFPHLDQANTDFLCAEDQLGSYWQQPGRSILRDTLKNTPLDPELYGDIREKTIDPRWLRDTAKLGRDKSTKQSIVCKKMTLQEYKDYLKSSSAYHSWKQDATNKNKTDICDAFIRELCHQEPTLGSISTFRVAWLTFYKIGRRL; via the coding sequence ATGTCCACATTTTCTATAGGTAATTTCGATACAGAACATTATTGTAGATCAAGACCATCTTATCCCACAGAGCTGTATAAACTTATAAATGACTATCACAAAGGTACACATGAAGTGCTAGTCGATGTAGGATGTGGTCCTGGGATTGCGACGTTCCAGTTGGCAAAAGAATTAGGCTCATTTGAAATGATGTATGGTACAGACATTTCACCAAGAATGATACAGGTGGCTAAATCACAAAATATGTACGGGGAGCGATTAAAATTTGTAGTAGCTCCCTGCtacaattttgattttataGAACCACATGATAAAATTGACATGATAACAGCAGCAGAATGTGCTCACTGGTTTGATTTCAACAGGTTTCAAACTATCTCTGCTCAAAAATTGAGGAAAAATGGAACATTGGCTATATGGGGCTATGTAGACCCCATTTTCATCGACTTCCCGCATTTAGACCAAGCGAACACCGACTTTTTATGCGCTGAAGATCAATTGGGGTCTTACTGGCAACAACCTGGCCGCTCAATCTTGCGGGACACCCTCAAAAACACACCATTGGACCCGGAGTTGTATGGTGATATTCGAGAGAAGACAATCGACCCAAGATGGTTGAGAGATACAGCTAAATTAGGAAGGGACAAGTCCACAAAACAGTCTATCGTTTGTAAGAAAATGACTTTACAGGAGTACAAAGATTATCTGAAATCCTCGAGTGCTTACCATTCATGGAAACAAGATGCcacaaacaaaaataagaCAGACATTTGTGATGCGTTTATACGTGAATTGTGCCACCAAGAACCGACATTGGGATCAATATCAACATTTAGAGTAGCATGGTTAActttttacaaaattggCAGACGTCTATAA
- the BMH1 gene encoding 14-3-3 family protein BMH1 (similar to Saccharomyces cerevisiae BMH2 (YDR099W) and BMH1 (YER177W); ancestral locus Anc_8.243): MSLSREDSVYLAKLAEQAERYEEMVESMKNVASTTSENNELSVEERNLLSVAYKNVIGARRASWRIVSSIEQKEELKENSSKQTELIRNYRSKIEAELTDISNDILTVLDTYLIPSASTGESKVFYYKMKGDYHRYLAEFSNGDVRDNATGSSLDAYGKASEIATTELPPTHPIRLGLALNFSVFYYEIQNSPDKACHLAKQAFDDAIAELDTLSEESYKDSTLIMQLLRDNLTLWTSDMTESEQQQQQQQQDNEDDAPK; encoded by the coding sequence ATGTCTCTAAGTCGCGAAGATTCTGTTTACTTGGCTAAATTAGCTGAACAAGCTGAACGTTATGAAGAAATGGTTGAAAGTATGAAAAATGTCGCCTCCACAACttcagaaaataatgaattatcagtagaagaaagaaatttactATCTGTTGCTTACAAAAATGTCATTGGTGCAAGACGTGCTTCATGGAGAATTGTCTCTTCGattgaacaaaaagaagaattgaaagaaaattcttcaaaacaaACAGAATTGATTAGAAATTATCGTAGTAAAATTGAAGCTGAATTAACTGATATCtcaaatgatattttaacCGTATTGGATACTTATTTAATTCCTTCTGCTTCTACAGGAGAAAGTAAGGTCTTTTATTACAAGATGAAAGGTGATTATCATAGATATTTAGCTGAATTCTCTAACGGCGACGTCAGAGATAATGCCACCGGTTCTTCATTAGATGCTTACGGTAAAGCTTCTGAGATTGCGACCACTGAATTACCACCAACTCATCCTATCAGATTAGGTCTAGCTCTGAATTTTTCCGTTTTCTACtatgaaattcaaaactCTCCAGATAAGGCATGTCATTTAGCCAAACAAGCTTTCGATGACGCAATTGCCGAATTAGATACGTTGTCTGAAGAATCTTACAAAGATAGTACCTTAATCATGCAACTATTAAGGGATAATCTAACTCTATGGACTTCTGACATGACTGAATCAgaacaacagcaacagcaacagcaacaagaTAACGAAGATGATGCTCCAAAATAA
- the DMC1 gene encoding recombinase DMC1 (similar to Saccharomyces cerevisiae DMC1 (YER179W); ancestral locus Anc_8.249), translating into MSTTTELEDAGTAAKSIVPVEELQNYGINASDLSKLKSSGIYTVNTVLSTTRRNLCKIKGLSEVKVEKIKEAASKIISVGFISATVQFDIRQKIFALSTGSKQLDSILGGGIMTMSITEVFGEFRCGKTQMSHTLCVTAQLPKELGGGEGKVAYVDTEGTFRPERIKQIAERYDLDPEACLDNVTYARALNSEHQMELVEQLGGELSSGDYRLIIIDSIMANFRVDYCGRGELNERQQKLNQHLFKLNRLAEEFNVAIFMTNQVQSDPGASALFASADGRKPVGGHVLAHASATRILLRKGRGEERVAKLQDSPDMPERECVYIIGENGITDSNE; encoded by the coding sequence ATGTCTACGACAACAGAACTTGAAGATGCTGGTACGGCGGCAAAATCAATTGTGCCTGTCGAAGAACTACAAAACTACGGTATTAATGCATCTGACTtgtcaaaattgaaatccaGTGGGATATACACAGTGAATACTGTGCTTTCTACGACTAGAAGGAACTTATGTAAGATCAAGGGACTAAGTGAGGTTAAAGTAgagaaaattaaagaagCCGCTAGCAAAATCATTTCAGTTGGCTTCATTTCTGCTACTGTTCAATTCGATATCAgacaaaaaatatttgccCTATCTACTGGCTCCAAGCAGTTGGATTCCATCTTAGGCGGTGGAATTATGACGATGAGTATTACAGAAGTCTTTGGAGAGTTTAGATGTGGTAAGACCCAGATGTCACACACTCTTTGTGTGACTGCTCAATTACCCAAAGAGCTGGGTGGCGGGGAAGGTAAAGTAGCATATGTTGACACGGAGGGTACTTTTAGACCTGAAAGAATAAAACAAATAGCAGAGAGATATGACCTCGATCCTGAGGCTTGTTTAGATAATGTTACGTATGCAAGAGCACTGAATAGTGAGCACCAAATGGAATTAGTGGAACAACTGGGTGGAGAATTAAGCTCTGGAGATTATAGACTTATTATTATAGACTCTATAATGGCTAATTTCAGAGTTGATTACTGTGGCCGTGGTGAGTTGAATGAGCGCCAACAAAAGCTGAATCAGCACCTGTTCAAACTGAATAGACTAGCCGAGGAATTCAATGTTGCAATTTTCATGACTAACCAAGTCCAATCTGATCCTGGTGCATCGGCTTTATTCGCCTCAGCTGATGGTAGAAAACCAGTAGGTGGTCATGTTTTGGCTCATGCGTCAGCAACAAGGATCTTATTGAGGAAGGGACGTGGAGAAGAAAGGGTGGCTAAATTACAAGATTCTCCAGATATGCCAGAAAGGGAGTGTGTATATATTATCGGCGAAAATGGTATCACAGATTCCAATGAGTGA
- the GRX4 gene encoding monothiol glutaredoxin GRX4 (similar to Saccharomyces cerevisiae GRX3 (YDR098C) and GRX4 (YER174C); ancestral locus Anc_8.240), whose amino-acid sequence MVPSPLPSDLQVQNSAKAQNMSLLTVDSIPHLEEIIISEEKNKLLVLFFYTPTSESCKQVSRKIREVSVNYTKESVKFLIINAESSPDLFDLFKLTSVSSLVLVRNGYVLRKLWGRSLGHFINTVDECAESIFQSASDESYEFNRAIGNEACKPELNPALTQKLSNLVQAAPAMLFLKGTPSEPYCGYSRQIVKLLRDHNVRFGYFNVLKNDVVRKAMKNYSDWPTFPQLYLNGEFQGGLDIIKESLQEDPEFFKHVLQ is encoded by the coding sequence ATGGTACCATCCCCACTTCCTTCTGATTTACAGGTCCAAAACAGCGCTAAAGCACAAAATATGTCATTACTTACCGTCGACAGTATACCACATCTGGAAGAAATTATAATAtctgaagaaaagaataagCTACTGGTACTGTTTTTTTACACTCCTACAAGTGAATCATGTAAACAAGtgtcaagaaaaataagagaaGTTAGTGTAAATTATACTAAAGAGAGTGTCAAATTCCTCATTATTAATGCTGAAAGTAGCCCCGACCtgtttgatcttttcaaattgacGTCAGTTTCAAGTCTCGTATTAGTAAGGAATGGGTACGTTCTCAGGAAGCTTTGGGGAAGAAGTCTGGGTCATTTCATAAATACAGTCGACGAATGTGCAGAATCTATATTTCAAAGCGCATCTGATGAATCATACGAATTTAACCGTGCAATTGGAAATGAAGCATGTAAACCAGAATTAAATCCGGCATTAACGCAAAAACTCTCTAACTTAGTTCAAGCAGCGCCTGCTATGTTGTTCCTTAAAGGCACTCCTTCTGAACCATATTGCGGTTATTCGAGGCAAATTGTAAAACTATTAAGAGACCATAACGTTCGCTTTGGTTATTTCAATGTACTTAAAAACGACGTGGTCAGAAAAGCAATGAAGAACTATTCGGATTGGCCCACTTTCCCTCAATTATACTTGAATGGCGAATTTCAAGGTGGTTTagatataataaaagaatCTTTACAGGAAGATcctgaattttttaaacaTGTACTTCAATAA
- the PDA1 gene encoding pyruvate dehydrogenase (acetyl-transferring) subunit E1 alpha (similar to Saccharomyces cerevisiae PDA1 (YER178W); ancestral locus Anc_8.246) — protein sequence MLLSVTSRLSKPSIYKTTPVVFRSMATAKKSAKKDTNDDNVEINLPEHSFEGYMLDTPSLTFQTNKAALLQMYKDMIIIRRMEMACDALYKAKKIRGFCHLSTGQEAIAVGVENAITKKDSVITSYRCHGFTFMRGGSVKAVLAELMGRRAGVSYGKGGSMHLYADSFYGGNGIVGAQVPLGNGLAFAHQYKNEDACSFTLYGDGAANQGQVFESFNMAKLWNLPVVFCCENNKYGMGTSASRSSAMTDYYKRGQYIPGLKVNGMDVLSVYQASRFAKDWCLSGKGPLVLEYETYRYGGHSMSDPGTTYRTRDEIQQMRSKHDPIAGLKMKLEELNIATEDEIKSYDKAARKYVDEQVEAADAAAPPEAKLSILFEDVYVKGTETPTLRGRVNEDTWDFQKNDFAATN from the coding sequence ATGCTGCTTTCTGTGACATCAAGGTTGTCCAAACCATCCATATATAAGACAACACCCGTGGTTTTCAGATCAATGGCAACCGCCAAGAAATCTGCCAAGAAGGATacaaatgatgataatgtAGAAATCAATCTCCCTGAGCATTCGTTCGAAGGTTACATGCTAGATACTCCTTCCTTGACTTTCCAAACCAATAAAGCTGCACTTTTACAGATGTATAAAGATATGATCATCATTAGAAGAATGGAGATGGCTTGTGATGCCTTATATAAAGCTAAAAAGATTAGAGGGTTCTGTCATCTATCAACAGGCCAAGAAGCCATTGCGGTGGGTGTAGAAAATGCAATTACAAAGAAGGATTCCGTAATTACTTCCTACAGATGCCATGGCTTCACCTTCATGAGAGGTGGCTCGGTCAAAGCCGTTCTTGCAGAATTGATGGGTAGAAGAGCAGGTGTCTCCTATGGCAAAGGTGGTTCGATGCATCTTTATGCAGACTCCTTCTATGGTGGTAATGGTATCGTCGGTGCTCAGGTTCCTTTAGGTAATGGTTTGGCTTTTGCTCAccaatataaaaatgaagatgctTGTTCTTTCACATTATATGGTGACGGTGCTGCTAATCAAGGTCAAGTTTTTGAGTCATTCAATATGGCTAAATTGTGGAATCTACCAGTAGTTTTCTGTTGTGAGAACAATAAATACGGTATGGGTACCTCTGCATCGAGATCTTCTGCCATGACAGATTATTACAAACGTGGTCAGTATATTCCAGGGTTGAAAGTTAACGGCATGGACGTATTATCTGTTTACCAGGCTTCAAGGTTCGCCAAGGACTGGTGCCTTTCCGGTAAGGGTCCATTAGTTCTTGAATATGAAACGTATAGATATGGTGGTCACTCGATGTCCGACCCAGGCACTACATACAGAACAAGAGACGAGATTCAACAAATGAGATCAAAACATGATCCAATTGCAGgtttaaaaatgaaattagaagaattgaatattgccactgaagatgaaattaaatccTACGATAAAGCTGcaagaaaatatgttgATGAACAGGTGGAAGCTGCAGATGCAGCAGCACCACCAGAAGCCAAATTATCTATATTATTCGAGGATGTCTACGTCAAGGGAACAGAAACTCCAACCTTAAGAGGTAGAGTCAATGAAGATACTTGGgatttccaaaaaaatgattttgcTGCCACAAACTGA